In the Moraxella osloensis genome, one interval contains:
- a CDS encoding LysR family transcriptional regulator, with amino-acid sequence MLDNLRGMAVFASVVRHASFSGAAKELGITTSAVSQQIRSLENDMGVVLLHRSTRKLSLTEAGTSFYESAKDVVAAAEQGRIRVNQLRDELAGNLRIATTPELGVNHILPALSTWISAHDDLTIHFEADNQYVDLIEERIDIALRMSPNLTDSSLSAFPLTEIRQLLVASPHFLRQNEKLTEPKDLAKLNMIGISLIKDPNQVDMINVETGKKSRVRMPTRIQTNNIMLATTLAKEGHGVARIMSLDIQKELANGDLVEVLPGYQLPSYMLYAVTPRHEQQPAKVTRCLEVLTKYFAKV; translated from the coding sequence ATGCTTGATAATTTAAGAGGCATGGCGGTTTTTGCAAGTGTTGTACGTCATGCTTCATTTAGTGGTGCTGCAAAAGAACTGGGCATAACAACAAGTGCGGTTAGTCAACAAATCCGCTCGTTAGAAAACGATATGGGTGTGGTGTTATTGCATCGCTCGACTCGTAAGTTAAGCTTAACAGAAGCAGGCACTAGTTTTTATGAGAGTGCCAAAGATGTGGTTGCGGCAGCCGAACAAGGTCGTATCCGTGTTAATCAATTACGCGATGAGTTAGCAGGGAACTTGCGCATTGCGACCACGCCAGAATTGGGTGTGAATCATATTTTACCGGCGCTGTCGACTTGGATTTCGGCGCATGATGATTTAACCATCCATTTTGAAGCGGACAATCAGTATGTTGACTTGATTGAAGAGCGTATCGATATCGCCCTTCGGATGTCACCAAACCTTACTGACAGTAGTTTATCGGCGTTTCCTTTGACCGAGATACGTCAATTGCTGGTGGCTTCACCGCATTTTTTACGTCAAAATGAAAAATTGACCGAGCCAAAAGATTTGGCCAAACTCAATATGATTGGTATTAGCCTTATCAAAGATCCCAATCAAGTCGATATGATCAATGTGGAAACAGGTAAAAAATCACGCGTGCGTATGCCAACGCGTATTCAAACCAACAACATTATGCTTGCTACGACCCTTGCCAAAGAAGGGCATGGCGTTGCCCGTATCATGTCACTCGATATCCAAAAAGAATTGGCAAATGGCGATCTAGTAGAGGTATTGCCAGGTTACCAGTTACCAAGTTATATGCTGTATGCGGTAACACCCAGACATGAACAACAACCTGCGAAGGTGACGCGCTGTCTTGAAGTATTGACTAAGTATTTTGCTAAAGTTTAG